Proteins co-encoded in one Sparus aurata chromosome 18, fSpaAur1.1, whole genome shotgun sequence genomic window:
- the LOC115569024 gene encoding selenoprotein H-like: MASKAAGRRGTKRKAEVQVEEEKPSVEEEEGKGEEENGQQGKRVVIEHCKSURVYGRNAEEVKSALLAARPELTVELNPEKPRRNSFEITLLDGGKETSLWTGIKKGPPRKLKFPQPDVVVAALQEALKAE; this comes from the exons ATGGCGTCCAAAGCAGCAG GTCGTCGAGGGACGAAGCGCAAAGCGGAGGTTCAGGTAGAGGAGGAGAAACCATccgtggaggaggaggagggaaaaggagaggaggagaacggCCAGCAGGGCAAAAGGGTGGTCATTGAACACTG TAAGAGCTGACGAGTGTATGGGCGTAATGCTGAGGAGGTGAAATCTGCCCTCCTGGCTGCCCGCCCTGAACTGACTGTGGAGCTCAATCCTGAGAAACCCCGGAGGAACAGCTTCGAAATCACTCTGCTGGATGGAGGCAAAG AAACATCTCTGTGGACTGGAATAAAAAAGGGTCCGCCACGTAAGCTGAAGTTTCCTCAACCTGATGTTGTAGTTGCTGCTCTACAGGAGGCTCTGAAGGCGGAGTAG
- the clp1 gene encoding polyribonucleotide 5'-hydroxyl-kinase Clp1, producing the protein MATEGEVKTTEDAPASGKVCTRFDLEKETELRFEVEAGETAEAAEQVELELLTGMAEVFGSELNRNKKYVFGPGSKIAVFTWQGCSVNLFGKPEVAYVSKDTPMLLYLNTHAALEQMRKQAERDNERGPRVMVVGPTDVGKSTVCRLLLSYAVRVGRRPTLVELDVGQSGVSVPGTVSALCIERPADVEEGFSVQAPLVYHFGSTTPGTNIKLYNKLTSRLAEVFSQRCEVNRKASVGGCIINTCGWVKGSGYQALVHCASAFEVDVVLVLDHERLYNELKRDLPHFVRVVLLPKSGGVVERSKDCRRDARDEKIREYFYGFRGVSFYPFSFEVRFSDVRIYKIGAPSIPDSCLPLGMSQDDTQLKLVPVTPGRDLTYHVLSVSSAEDGEDGSRKSLVESPVCGFIVVTNVDTQTQVMKVLSPAPRPLPRHTLLIMDIRFMDMK; encoded by the exons ATGGCAACAGAGGGGGAAGTGAAGACGACTGAAGATGCTCCAGCATCTGGGAAGGTCTGCACCAGGTTTGACCTGGAGAAGGAGACTGAACTTCGATTTGAGGTGGAGGCAGGGGAGACGGCGGAGGCAGCCGAGCAAGTAGAGCTTGAGCTCCTCACAGGGATGGCTGAGGTGTTTGGTTCAGAGCTGAACCGGAACAAGAAGTATGTATTTGGACCAGGCTCCAAGATTGCAGTTTTTACCTGGCAAGGTTGCAGTGTGAATCTTTTCGGGAAACCAGAG GTGGCTTATGTGTCCAAGGATACTCCCATGTTGCTCTACCTGAACACACACGCTGCCCTGGAACAGATGAGAAAACAAGCAGAGCGAGACAACGAGAGGGGGCCGAGG GTGATGGTGGTGGGACCTACAGATGTGGGAAAGTCAACAGTGTGCCGGCTGCTATTAAGCTACGCTGTGAGGGTGGGCCGCCGGCCAACACTGGTGGAACTGGATGTTGGACAGAGTGGG GTGTCTGTGCCTGGAACAGTGTCAGCTCTGTGCATTGAGCGTCCAGCAGATGTGGAGGAGGGTTTCTCAGTCCAGGCTCCTTTGGTTTACCACTTTGGCTCAACTACCCCAGGGACCAACATCAAACTTTACAACAAG CTGACGTCACGCCTGGCCGAGGTGTTTTCCCAGCGCTGTGAGGTGAACAGGAAGGCCAGCGTGGGCGGCTGCATCATCAACACCTGCGGCTGGGTGAAAGGCTCTGGATACCAGGCTCTGGTCCACTGTGCCTCAGCCTTTGAGGTTGatgtggtgctggtgctggacCACGAGAGGCTCTACAATGAACTCAAACGCGACCTCCCTCACTTTGTGCGGGTGGTGCTCCTACCCAAGTCAGGAGGAGTGGTGGAGCGCTCCAAGGATTGCCGTCGGGATGCTCGGGATGAGAAGATCCGTGAGTACTTCTACGGCTTCCGTGGAGTGTCCTTCTACCCGTTTTCCTTTGAAGTGCGTTTCTCGGACGTCCGCATCTACAAGATCGGGGCACCATCCATTCCCGACTCGTGTTTGCCACTGGGAATGTCTCAGGATGACACACAGCTAAAGCTGGTACCTGTGACACCAGGAAGAGACCTTACGTACCATGTGCTGAGCGTGAGCAGTGCTGAGGACGGAGAGGACGGTTCTCGAAAGAGTCTTGTGGAGAGCCCTGTGTGTGGCTTCATTGTGGTGACTAAtgtggacacacagacacaggtgatGAAAGTGCTGTCCCCGGCGCCCAGACCCCTGCCCAGACACACTCTGCTTATCATGGACATCCGCTTTATGGACATGAAATGA